One Idiomarina loihiensis L2TR genomic window carries:
- a CDS encoding MFS transporter: MQFSKIQVLLAIFAMAIGSFAIGIGEFVIMGLLPDVAADFNTDTRETGHLISLYALGVVIGAPLITILFARLPRKPMLLALMLAFSLGNFASASADNYTLLQVLRFLTGLPHGAYFGIACLVAADMVRKNQRGMAVTMVMMGLTVAILVGNPLATWLGQLIDWRTVYHTVGALGLLAFVMIFIVVPKHPNEKKTSARGEMQALQNPQVWLTLAIGAIGFGGMFAVLSYIAPTLINATGLDSHWIPVALFIYGLGSLAGSLVGGWAADRNLKLTIGGSLVWSAIVLAIFPLTLQSLWTVMPMVLLLGSSAALVPALQVRLMDVAGEAQTLAASLNHSAFNAANALGAWLGGLAIISPLSWQGTGWVGCALSLAGLLLFWVTKKHSRRTPNIVSL, encoded by the coding sequence ATGCAGTTCTCAAAAATACAAGTTCTACTGGCCATTTTTGCAATGGCAATTGGAAGCTTTGCCATTGGTATTGGTGAGTTTGTCATTATGGGGCTGCTGCCCGACGTCGCTGCAGACTTTAATACCGACACCCGGGAAACAGGCCACTTAATCAGTCTTTATGCGCTTGGTGTGGTTATCGGAGCTCCGCTTATTACCATTTTATTTGCCAGGCTGCCACGCAAACCTATGTTACTTGCACTAATGCTGGCATTTTCTCTGGGCAACTTCGCCAGTGCCTCAGCAGACAATTACACATTACTTCAGGTGTTACGTTTCTTAACTGGCCTGCCTCACGGTGCTTATTTCGGGATTGCCTGTTTGGTTGCGGCCGATATGGTTCGTAAAAATCAACGTGGTATGGCAGTAACTATGGTGATGATGGGACTCACGGTAGCTATCCTGGTCGGAAACCCTTTAGCCACCTGGTTAGGGCAGCTTATTGACTGGCGCACCGTATATCATACCGTGGGAGCTCTAGGCTTACTGGCCTTTGTCATGATTTTCATTGTGGTACCCAAACACCCGAATGAAAAGAAAACTTCTGCCCGTGGAGAGATGCAGGCATTACAAAACCCTCAAGTCTGGCTGACTTTAGCCATAGGGGCCATTGGCTTCGGCGGCATGTTTGCGGTACTGAGCTACATAGCTCCAACACTAATAAACGCCACCGGCTTGGATTCTCACTGGATACCTGTTGCTTTATTTATCTACGGACTGGGATCCTTGGCGGGTAGTTTGGTCGGCGGCTGGGCTGCCGACAGAAATCTGAAATTAACCATTGGCGGTTCTCTGGTATGGTCGGCAATTGTGCTGGCAATTTTTCCCTTAACACTGCAGAGTCTCTGGACGGTGATGCCTATGGTGTTATTACTTGGTAGTTCCGCCGCGCTGGTTCCGGCTCTGCAGGTACGTTTAATGGACGTTGCCGGAGAAGCCCAGACTTTAGCAGCATCGTTAAACCACTCCGCTTTTAATGCGGCTAACGCCTTAGGTGCCTGGCTGGGTGGTCTTGCTATTATTTCTCCACTTAGTTGGCAGGGAACCGGCTGGGTTGGGTGCGCGCTGTCGCTGGCCGGTCTGCTACTCTTTTGGGTTACTAAAAAGCACAGTCGCAGAACACCCAACATAGTTAGTCTTTAG
- a CDS encoding flavin reductase family protein, which translates to MKTYKQQDLAKMNDRDRARFVNCLSGFKSANVIGTRDRHQQNNLAMISSVVHLGSNPPLLGFVMRPQSVTRHTWENIEESGVYTINQVNENFFRQAHQTSARYPRETSEFEACGLTPEFVDGFHAPYVAESSLRIGMQQVEIIPIQHNDTALIVGEVRWVEVKEEAVKSDGFIDIESLGTMTISGLDGYHRTQRAARLSYAKPDEELSELDAEGEPKD; encoded by the coding sequence ATGAAAACCTACAAACAGCAAGATTTAGCGAAAATGAATGACCGCGATCGCGCACGTTTTGTGAATTGTTTATCCGGGTTTAAAAGTGCCAATGTCATTGGTACCCGAGACCGGCATCAGCAAAATAATTTAGCCATGATAAGTTCTGTTGTTCATCTGGGAAGTAACCCACCTCTGTTAGGGTTTGTTATGCGCCCTCAGTCAGTAACCCGACACACCTGGGAAAACATTGAAGAGAGTGGTGTTTATACGATTAATCAAGTTAACGAAAATTTTTTTCGCCAAGCACATCAGACCTCAGCACGGTATCCCAGAGAAACATCAGAGTTTGAAGCTTGTGGCCTGACGCCCGAATTTGTCGACGGTTTTCATGCGCCGTATGTGGCCGAAAGTTCGCTCAGAATAGGTATGCAGCAGGTTGAAATTATTCCGATACAACATAACGACACTGCATTAATTGTTGGGGAAGTTCGTTGGGTTGAAGTTAAAGAAGAGGCGGTGAAAAGCGATGGTTTCATTGATATAGAATCGCTCGGCACAATGACAATTTCAGGCCTTGATGGGTATCATCGCACTCAGCGGGCTGCGCGTTTGTCTTATGCGAAACCCGATGAGGAGCTTAGTGAATTAGATGCAGAAGGCGAGCCTAAAGACTAA
- the arfB gene encoding alternative ribosome rescue aminoacyl-tRNA hydrolase ArfB, whose translation MIQISQRVELADSEIEWQFIRSSGAGGQNVNKVATAAQLIFDIQASSLPDFYKSRLLKKSDHRITQSGKVIIKSQETRSQARNRELALEQLIDLIRSASQVQKKRIPTKPSRSAKERRLTTKKQQGQKKALRKKDF comes from the coding sequence ATGATTCAGATTTCACAACGAGTTGAGTTAGCAGATAGCGAAATTGAATGGCAGTTTATCCGTTCCAGTGGAGCGGGTGGGCAAAATGTGAATAAAGTAGCAACTGCGGCTCAACTCATTTTTGATATTCAGGCCTCTTCACTTCCCGACTTTTATAAAAGCCGATTACTGAAAAAATCTGACCACCGTATTACTCAAAGCGGAAAGGTGATTATTAAGTCTCAGGAAACTCGCAGTCAGGCACGTAATAGAGAGCTGGCACTTGAACAACTAATTGATTTAATCCGCAGCGCATCTCAGGTTCAGAAAAAACGCATTCCGACGAAACCCAGCCGCTCGGCTAAAGAAAGACGGCTAACCACTAAAAAGCAGCAGGGACAGAAAAAAGCACTTCGAAAAAAAGACTTCTAA
- a CDS encoding serine hydrolase domain-containing protein, giving the protein MNKTLKITLASMLLATGYTQAEETETTLNAYAAGYTAGFTCSAVFNANKSMAQVREHELSGIYSLIAERVKGMTPEVDKENNWVRVPYDEGRRERISVWRSKLGCVDLPVGATVDDAKFLADPFRGDKAANKDSGAPWGKRAEVNATSDNAQLESVLKQAFTKKYGSGSRTSAVLIVTPDEIIAERYLEGFSPETAQRTWSVAKSIGASVIGAAIQQNKIELDAPAGISNWAHPLDPRGHITLENLLHMASGLDSNNAGNRTDRVYMGGGLVSDTATETALEVAPGSRWKYANNDTMLALRALHERFDTTEEYLKFPYKALLEKVGMQHTFVETDWRGDFILSSQVWTTSRDLARLGVLHLQEGQWQGEQILPKGWLDYISMPAPAQPPEDAPGYGAQWWLYNERFPELPDDTIAARGNRGQFLVVIPSKNLVVVRRGYDIAGEQGFNEHDFVRDVLKAL; this is encoded by the coding sequence ATGAATAAGACATTAAAAATAACTCTGGCCAGCATGTTGCTGGCAACTGGGTACACTCAGGCGGAAGAAACTGAAACAACCTTAAATGCTTACGCCGCTGGTTATACTGCGGGTTTTACCTGTAGTGCCGTATTTAACGCTAACAAGTCTATGGCGCAAGTTCGGGAGCATGAACTTAGTGGAATTTATTCTTTAATTGCTGAACGCGTAAAGGGTATGACCCCCGAAGTTGATAAAGAAAATAACTGGGTCAGGGTACCTTATGATGAAGGGCGTAGGGAGCGAATTTCAGTTTGGCGATCAAAACTTGGATGCGTCGATTTACCGGTAGGAGCTACCGTTGATGATGCTAAATTTCTTGCTGATCCTTTTCGCGGGGATAAAGCAGCGAATAAGGACAGTGGAGCTCCCTGGGGGAAACGCGCAGAGGTTAATGCAACAAGTGATAATGCTCAGTTAGAATCCGTACTAAAGCAGGCCTTTACCAAGAAGTATGGCTCTGGCTCGCGTACCTCGGCAGTATTAATTGTGACGCCGGATGAAATTATTGCTGAGCGTTATCTTGAAGGCTTTAGCCCTGAGACGGCACAGCGTACCTGGTCCGTTGCAAAAAGCATAGGTGCCAGCGTTATTGGTGCGGCTATTCAGCAAAATAAAATAGAGCTGGATGCTCCTGCCGGTATTTCTAACTGGGCACATCCGCTCGACCCGCGAGGACACATTACCTTAGAAAATCTGTTGCATATGGCGTCGGGTTTAGACAGCAATAACGCAGGAAATCGCACAGACCGGGTTTATATGGGTGGGGGACTTGTAAGCGACACGGCAACAGAAACGGCACTTGAAGTGGCTCCCGGCAGTCGCTGGAAATACGCAAATAACGACACTATGCTGGCGTTAAGGGCGCTGCATGAGCGTTTTGATACAACTGAAGAGTATTTAAAATTCCCGTATAAAGCTTTGCTCGAAAAAGTAGGAATGCAGCATACTTTTGTCGAAACTGACTGGCGCGGAGACTTTATTTTATCGTCTCAGGTGTGGACGACGTCTCGTGACTTAGCTCGTTTGGGTGTTTTGCACTTACAGGAAGGGCAGTGGCAGGGAGAACAAATTCTACCGAAAGGCTGGTTGGACTATATTAGTATGCCAGCGCCTGCTCAGCCGCCGGAAGATGCTCCGGGTTACGGTGCGCAGTGGTGGCTCTATAATGAACGCTTTCCTGAGTTACCTGACGATACTATTGCTGCCCGTGGAAACCGGGGACAGTTTTTGGTTGTTATTCCGTCAAAGAATTTAGTGGTGGTTCGTCGCGGTTATGATATTGCTGGTGAACAAGGATTCAACGAGCATGACTTTGTACGTGATGTACTAAAAGCCCTATAA
- a CDS encoding branched-chain amino acid aminotransferase gives MAAFGTVFMPQMTMATFENSDWSKPELVSSDAIQLHPGAHVLHYASTCFEGLKAFRHEDGSINLFRMNRNIERMQQSSRLLSLPAFDAGLLQKMITDVVKHFSDEVPKPPGSMYIRPTHIGTEAAIGKAASPTSSSMLYVLLSPVGDYFSGGDKTLRLLLEEDGSRCAAHMGMVKSGGNYASALQPILQARESVNADQVLFCPNGDVQETGAANFLLIDGNEIITKALDSSFLHGVTRDSILTIARDMGMTVSERQLSVDELLERASKPDCEAALSGTAAVLAPVGTLIHNGKEFSVGSGKSGATTLKLRKALNDIQWGKAEDKHSWLTKI, from the coding sequence ATGGCAGCCTTTGGCACCGTATTTATGCCACAAATGACGATGGCAACTTTCGAGAATTCAGACTGGAGTAAACCTGAATTAGTCTCTTCTGACGCAATACAGTTACACCCCGGAGCTCATGTTCTGCATTACGCCAGCACTTGCTTTGAAGGATTAAAGGCGTTTCGCCATGAAGATGGCTCTATCAATCTATTTCGTATGAACCGCAACATTGAGCGCATGCAGCAAAGCAGCCGTTTGCTTTCCTTACCGGCATTTGATGCTGGCTTGCTGCAAAAAATGATTACAGATGTAGTGAAACACTTCAGCGACGAAGTTCCAAAACCACCGGGGTCAATGTATATACGCCCTACTCACATTGGTACCGAAGCGGCTATTGGCAAGGCAGCCTCGCCAACCAGTTCATCAATGCTCTATGTATTGCTATCGCCTGTCGGTGATTATTTTTCCGGCGGCGATAAAACCTTACGCTTATTGCTCGAGGAAGACGGTTCACGTTGCGCGGCTCATATGGGTATGGTTAAAAGCGGCGGCAACTACGCCAGTGCGTTACAACCCATTCTTCAGGCACGGGAATCCGTGAATGCAGATCAAGTTCTGTTCTGCCCTAATGGCGACGTACAGGAAACTGGAGCCGCCAACTTTTTGCTTATTGACGGCAACGAAATTATCACCAAAGCACTGGACAGTAGCTTTCTGCATGGCGTAACCCGAGACTCTATTCTCACCATTGCGCGTGATATGGGAATGACTGTATCTGAACGACAGCTTAGCGTAGATGAACTACTGGAGCGTGCTTCAAAACCTGATTGCGAAGCCGCTTTGTCTGGCACGGCAGCGGTACTTGCGCCAGTTGGTACTTTGATTCATAACGGAAAAGAATTTTCTGTCGGTAGTGGGAAATCAGGCGCTACCACACTGAAATTACGCAAAGCGCTGAACGATATTCAGTGGGGTAAGGCGGAAGATAAACACAGTTGGCTAACTAAAATCTAA
- a CDS encoding antibiotic biosynthesis monooxygenase family protein — protein sequence MKYIFQVRIKEGHTAEEYAEAWVKASEIIQQAPGARGTELHRKIGDDKTLIAIASWDSKEKRDAMEGQHNSEVAKIIRSAAPFCEITPLGEFRDPEWVVLPPEG from the coding sequence ATGAAGTATATTTTTCAGGTTCGTATCAAAGAAGGTCATACGGCAGAGGAGTATGCAGAGGCTTGGGTAAAAGCCAGTGAAATAATCCAGCAAGCACCAGGAGCCCGAGGTACGGAGTTACACCGCAAAATCGGTGATGACAAAACGTTAATAGCCATAGCGTCGTGGGACAGCAAGGAAAAACGCGACGCTATGGAAGGGCAGCATAACTCCGAAGTGGCTAAGATTATTCGCAGTGCTGCCCCATTTTGTGAAATAACACCTTTAGGTGAATTCAGAGATCCTGAATGGGTGGTGTTGCCGCCGGAAGGTTAG
- a CDS encoding DUF3149 domain-containing protein, whose protein sequence is MSLWQEFFKDPVIFFSFTGLAIVIGMCVFYAIFFYLKMVKSENKRK, encoded by the coding sequence ATGAGTTTATGGCAAGAGTTTTTTAAAGATCCGGTCATCTTTTTTTCTTTTACAGGCTTAGCGATTGTTATTGGAATGTGTGTTTTTTACGCTATTTTCTTTTACTTAAAAATGGTTAAATCAGAGAATAAACGTAAGTAG
- a CDS encoding DUF883 family protein has product MSNNQAKAEDAVNKSANKAHDTIDKVADAAKHASDNLGEKGHNLKETQEKWLSTATDYVKDNPIKSLGIAAASGYLLSRLFSDRS; this is encoded by the coding sequence ATGAGTAACAATCAAGCAAAAGCAGAAGACGCAGTAAACAAGTCAGCAAATAAAGCTCACGACACCATCGATAAAGTGGCAGACGCAGCTAAACATGCATCTGACAACCTGGGTGAAAAAGGACATAATCTTAAAGAAACTCAGGAAAAATGGCTTTCGACTGCAACTGATTACGTTAAAGATAACCCGATTAAATCTTTAGGTATTGCGGCTGCAAGTGGTTATTTACTGAGTAGGTTGTTCAGTGACCGCTCATAA
- a CDS encoding phage holin family protein → MTAHKQPEANETESLLEQVQALESEVRGVVKTQLQLAGMETRRAGESFVRMVAFAVLAACLAFTAWAVLVTAAVIAIVNSSVMSLTTALVIVAVAHLAAAFYIVRYIKRRSRDLLFAETSSSL, encoded by the coding sequence GTGACCGCTCATAAGCAACCTGAAGCGAACGAAACAGAAAGTTTGCTTGAGCAAGTTCAAGCACTGGAGAGTGAAGTTCGCGGCGTTGTAAAAACACAACTCCAGCTCGCGGGTATGGAAACCCGCAGAGCTGGGGAGAGTTTTGTGCGTATGGTCGCCTTCGCTGTGCTGGCCGCTTGCTTAGCTTTTACGGCGTGGGCTGTTTTAGTTACAGCTGCTGTAATAGCGATTGTAAATAGTAGTGTAATGTCTTTAACAACAGCATTAGTCATTGTTGCCGTCGCTCATTTGGCAGCGGCTTTTTATATTGTCAGATATATAAAACGAAGAAGTCGCGACCTACTGTTTGCAGAAACCAGTAGCAGTCTCTAA
- a CDS encoding BON domain-containing protein: protein MKNFKMALPASLIAISMLTLSGCSDAETEKAESKAESAMQEAEDKTENAMQETKEKAQEAKSYTEQKAEDAGEYVDDAVITTKVKAVIFEDDNLSSMDINVETNNGIVQLSGFVESDADIDTAENLAATVKGVKDIENDIQVREEN from the coding sequence ATGAAGAACTTTAAAATGGCACTACCAGCAAGTTTAATCGCAATTTCAATGCTGACACTTTCGGGTTGCAGTGATGCTGAAACAGAAAAAGCAGAGTCGAAAGCTGAAAGCGCTATGCAGGAAGCTGAAGATAAAACTGAAAACGCGATGCAAGAAACTAAAGAAAAAGCTCAGGAAGCAAAAAGCTACACTGAGCAAAAGGCTGAAGACGCGGGTGAATATGTTGATGATGCTGTCATCACCACTAAAGTCAAAGCAGTTATATTCGAAGACGACAATCTGAGCAGCATGGATATCAATGTTGAAACGAACAACGGAATTGTTCAGTTGTCAGGTTTCGTTGAAAGCGATGCCGATATCGACACAGCAGAGAATCTAGCGGCTACCGTAAAAGGTGTTAAAGACATCGAAAACGATATTCAGGTTCGCGAAGAAAATTAA
- a CDS encoding PH domain-containing protein, which translates to MSKDEFSNHPITPEELPQINSQSFTPLSNTYIKVNLMCRLIFWLMVVSALLILYWQPWVAFPRLLEVYLPQIQLTAGVFGLLSSVYGILADKNKGYAIREHDFSYRSGVIFQSVVSQPILRIQHVELKHGPIDRHFGLASLEIFSAGGAMHTFAIPGLPEKKAREIRSYVLTHSDIAAND; encoded by the coding sequence ATGTCAAAAGATGAATTTAGCAATCACCCCATAACACCTGAAGAACTTCCTCAGATAAACTCTCAGTCCTTTACACCATTAAGTAATACCTATATTAAGGTCAACCTAATGTGTCGCTTAATTTTTTGGTTGATGGTGGTGAGCGCCTTATTAATTCTTTATTGGCAGCCCTGGGTTGCTTTTCCCAGGCTGCTCGAAGTTTATCTGCCCCAGATACAATTAACTGCAGGAGTTTTTGGCTTATTAAGTTCGGTTTATGGCATTTTAGCTGACAAAAACAAAGGGTACGCTATAAGGGAGCACGATTTTAGCTATCGTAGTGGTGTCATATTCCAGTCAGTAGTCAGCCAGCCTATTTTACGTATTCAGCATGTTGAATTAAAACATGGCCCCATTGACCGCCACTTTGGACTGGCCAGTCTGGAGATTTTCAGTGCCGGCGGTGCCATGCACACTTTCGCAATACCGGGTTTACCAGAAAAGAAAGCTCGCGAAATCCGTTCCTACGTACTAACCCATAGCGATATTGCAGCAAATGACTAG
- a CDS encoding PH domain-containing protein: protein MTSYQNQWLKLSPVAIVYFAVQFIKTIGNNLFYLLPAIFVGYNQFSENALIILSGLGALLVFVAISALLKFYFYQYRLSDGRVQIHSGVFQKTHIDLPFERIQNVRFEQPIFYRPTNHVCMLLDTAGSNKLEAKIIALPKNVAESLKQEILAYKTEDTHETTDHQPQSNEERLLNSRSMRDLVIHGLASNRIWIVLGALAPFFNSLSDRVVEGIESFGVDVDALMASSQYAFWQYILFFFSIAFVVIALMALISVLGSVITFYDFKLTRSDDRYIRRNGLFTRHEVVMKLSRLQMIALQQNWLDRVLQRVNLKFEQLNANFERQSAGTPGGKIIVPSVTLEQAHSLATETWPNNQLSSISYNPVSKRLAIRNTLIAFWLFVPLAAVLTYFAKTELATASIAAFVLSTAFIVLSWKRRGYAIDSNFIYLRKGLIGVNYRCFPIHKVQQTTFSQSWFMRRFQLCSVKFVLASGGQTLPFINARIGEELIDSCLYQVEALKKSWM from the coding sequence ATGACTAGTTACCAGAATCAATGGCTAAAGCTCTCACCTGTAGCGATTGTTTATTTCGCTGTTCAGTTCATCAAAACCATTGGTAACAACTTATTTTATTTACTGCCGGCTATTTTTGTTGGCTACAATCAGTTTTCAGAAAATGCCTTGATAATACTGTCAGGGCTTGGTGCTCTTTTAGTCTTTGTTGCCATCTCGGCTCTGCTCAAGTTTTATTTCTATCAATACCGGTTGAGCGACGGTCGAGTTCAGATTCATTCTGGAGTATTCCAGAAAACGCATATCGACCTCCCCTTCGAGCGCATACAGAATGTCCGTTTTGAACAACCCATTTTTTACCGCCCGACGAATCATGTCTGCATGCTTCTGGACACGGCCGGTTCCAATAAACTCGAAGCAAAAATTATTGCTTTACCCAAAAACGTAGCCGAGTCTCTAAAACAAGAAATACTCGCTTATAAAACCGAAGATACTCATGAAACAACAGACCACCAACCTCAATCTAATGAGGAACGCCTGCTAAATTCCCGCTCCATGCGAGACTTAGTTATTCATGGCCTGGCCAGTAATCGTATCTGGATTGTACTGGGTGCGTTAGCCCCTTTCTTTAATTCTCTTTCAGACAGGGTTGTTGAAGGTATAGAAAGCTTCGGAGTGGATGTTGATGCGCTCATGGCCTCTTCACAATACGCATTCTGGCAATACATATTATTTTTCTTTTCTATCGCCTTTGTTGTTATTGCCCTAATGGCATTAATTTCCGTCTTAGGCTCTGTAATTACCTTCTACGACTTTAAGTTAACCCGCAGCGACGATCGTTATATTCGTCGCAATGGACTTTTTACCCGTCACGAAGTTGTTATGAAGCTGTCGCGGCTACAAATGATTGCTTTACAGCAAAACTGGCTTGATCGCGTACTGCAAAGAGTTAACTTGAAATTCGAGCAACTCAATGCCAACTTTGAGCGCCAATCCGCAGGAACTCCGGGCGGGAAAATTATTGTTCCATCAGTCACTCTCGAACAAGCACATAGCTTAGCAACGGAAACCTGGCCTAATAATCAATTAAGCAGCATAAGCTATAACCCGGTCAGCAAGCGACTCGCTATTAGAAACACGCTCATCGCCTTTTGGCTGTTTGTTCCTCTTGCCGCCGTGCTTACTTATTTTGCGAAAACGGAGCTGGCAACAGCTTCAATTGCTGCTTTTGTTCTGTCTACGGCCTTTATCGTTCTAAGCTGGAAACGCCGCGGCTATGCAATTGACAGTAACTTCATTTATCTCAGAAAAGGCCTTATTGGAGTGAATTACCGCTGCTTCCCTATTCATAAAGTTCAACAGACAACGTTCTCGCAAAGCTGGTTTATGCGCCGCTTTCAGTTATGCTCAGTAAAGTTTGTCCTGGCTTCTGGTGGTCAGACTCTGCCTTTTATTAATGCTAGAATTGGTGAAGAACTCATAGACTCCTGCCTTTATCAGGTGGAAGCATTAAAAAAGTCCTGGATGTAA
- a CDS encoding DUF938 domain-containing protein produces MELPFSQACENNKDPILEVLKTAFSDCTRVLEVGSGTGQHAVYFASQLPNIHWQASDQKEYLPGVTARIKQEGVTNQPLPVEFDVFADAPGGTFNALFTANTCHIMPKEGVERLFEHLEGDLSSVERLCIYGPFNDNGHFTSDSNRGFHQSLQSRNSDMGIRDWQWITELANQQGFELKKIHPLPANNQLLEFQR; encoded by the coding sequence ATGGAATTACCTTTCTCGCAAGCCTGTGAAAACAACAAAGATCCAATACTCGAGGTTCTTAAAACGGCGTTTTCAGACTGCACTCGAGTTTTAGAAGTAGGCAGTGGCACAGGTCAACATGCCGTGTACTTTGCCAGCCAACTGCCTAATATTCATTGGCAAGCCAGTGATCAAAAAGAGTACCTGCCGGGAGTAACAGCGCGGATAAAACAGGAAGGCGTAACTAACCAGCCATTACCGGTTGAATTTGATGTATTTGCAGACGCACCGGGGGGAACATTCAACGCTCTTTTCACCGCAAACACCTGCCATATTATGCCCAAAGAGGGGGTTGAAAGGCTCTTCGAGCATTTGGAAGGTGACCTTAGCAGCGTAGAGCGTTTATGCATTTACGGACCCTTTAACGACAATGGCCACTTTACCAGCGACAGTAATCGTGGCTTTCACCAGTCGCTGCAGTCGCGTAACAGCGACATGGGAATACGCGATTGGCAATGGATTACAGAGCTGGCCAATCAGCAAGGCTTTGAGCTGAAAAAGATTCACCCTTTGCCGGCCAATAACCAGCTGCTGGAATTTCAACGTTAG
- a CDS encoding OmpA family protein: MKKLVLTMMFSSLALVGCENMSNTQKGASIGAVTGALLGKGTGDHDKSRYVWGAAVGALAGGAIGSYMDKQEEEFREELADSGVKVIRDGDNLRLQLPSNITFATGSANISQSFNPVLDDVARVLKKYEKTTMLIEGHTDSTGSAEYNQQLSLNRANAVRNNLVGNGVDSRRVTTEGYGESMPVADNDTESGRQLNRRVELRIVPNTQ; this comes from the coding sequence ATGAAAAAGTTAGTTTTGACTATGATGTTTTCTTCGTTAGCACTTGTTGGTTGTGAAAATATGAGCAATACCCAAAAAGGGGCGTCGATAGGTGCTGTGACGGGGGCATTGCTTGGTAAAGGCACTGGCGATCATGATAAAAGCCGATATGTTTGGGGCGCTGCGGTTGGTGCCTTAGCAGGAGGTGCTATAGGTTCTTATATGGATAAGCAGGAAGAAGAGTTCAGGGAAGAACTGGCTGACAGTGGTGTTAAAGTGATACGCGACGGCGATAACCTGCGTTTACAATTGCCCAGTAACATCACGTTTGCCACCGGGAGTGCGAATATTTCTCAAAGCTTCAACCCAGTATTAGATGATGTTGCGCGTGTGCTGAAAAAGTATGAAAAAACTACCATGCTGATAGAAGGGCACACCGATAGCACCGGCTCTGCGGAATACAACCAGCAACTGTCGTTAAACCGAGCCAATGCCGTACGCAATAATTTAGTGGGTAACGGCGTGGACTCGCGCAGGGTAACAACCGAAGGTTATGGAGAAAGTATGCCTGTTGCAGATAACGATACCGAAAGCGGACGTCAGTTAAACCGTCGGGTAGAGTTACGTATTGTTCCTAATACTCAATAA
- a CDS encoding NAD-dependent protein deacetylase → MTITDPTEARKALMTFLRDNAPVTVITGAGISTDSGIPDYRDNKGEWKRTPPVQHQDYMRSEAVRKRYWARSLFGWPVLYHAKPNSAHYAIAEFQQQGLIGCVITQNVDGLHQKAGATRVINLHGYANDMVCMSCREITPRLDMHERSLKLNPDFAALEATAAPDGDADLEADFEQFKVAGCRSCGGILKPDVVYFGDNVPRPRVEEAQKSLENSNALLAIGTSLMVFSGYRFARQAHQSNQPVALLTLGKTRADELATLKLNCSIKDVLA, encoded by the coding sequence ATGACAATAACTGACCCTACCGAGGCTCGTAAGGCTCTAATGACGTTCTTGCGGGACAATGCCCCCGTAACAGTCATTACCGGCGCGGGCATAAGTACAGACTCCGGAATCCCCGACTATCGTGATAATAAAGGCGAATGGAAGCGCACGCCTCCGGTTCAGCATCAGGATTACATGCGCAGCGAGGCGGTACGAAAAAGATACTGGGCCCGAAGCTTATTTGGCTGGCCGGTGCTTTATCACGCTAAGCCTAACTCAGCGCATTACGCGATAGCGGAATTCCAGCAGCAAGGGCTTATTGGCTGTGTTATCACGCAGAATGTGGACGGCCTGCACCAAAAAGCCGGAGCCACTCGTGTCATTAATTTGCACGGATACGCCAACGACATGGTCTGCATGAGCTGTAGGGAAATTACCCCACGGTTGGATATGCATGAGCGCAGTCTGAAATTGAACCCGGACTTTGCTGCTTTAGAGGCAACCGCCGCACCGGACGGTGATGCAGACCTTGAGGCCGACTTTGAACAATTCAAAGTCGCCGGCTGCAGAAGCTGCGGTGGTATTCTAAAACCCGATGTCGTGTACTTTGGCGACAATGTGCCACGCCCGCGGGTCGAAGAAGCTCAAAAGTCGCTAGAGAACAGTAACGCCCTACTCGCTATTGGCACCTCGCTTATGGTCTTTTCGGGTTATCGCTTTGCCCGCCAGGCTCACCAGAGCAATCAACCTGTTGCCCTGTTAACTCTGGGAAAAACACGAGCCGATGAGCTCGCAACGTTAAAACTGAACTGCTCTATAAAGGACGTACTGGCATGA